In Humulus lupulus chromosome 7, drHumLupu1.1, whole genome shotgun sequence, the following are encoded in one genomic region:
- the LOC133791091 gene encoding factor of DNA methylation 4-like, protein MSRIPDEELEFKYYKQLKDGSYKVKASDSTYRCPFCLERRKIYYKPRELRCHAYDVSRGSHRRDFKQKAKHLALERYVKRYHEDRVEPTPKLNSRSSKLEYRIHDRSEPSSKLECRTHDRSEPSSKLECRTHDRSEPSSKLECRQHHRPKLIPNLEWRKHDDGELLVWPPTGILANIQTELKNGKYVGESGSKLRDELIGKGFNPVKVIPLWNFSGHSGFAIVEFSNQWTGFENAIAFEKSFEADNCGKMAFRLEKNRGDRMFGWVAREDDYKSSTIFGGHLRKNGDLKSVSGKEAEEKRKDTKLLNKLAETLENKTLTLEEWKTKYKEASVRYKKMEEQKENMVEGFNEKLRIMQQENHEYYEGLLSRHKRASQKLKIQMEELESREKQLQQREFQDDSERRKILDEKKMIKKATLEQNKAEEKMFCLAKEQQKEKEKLRKKIIALEKQLDSKQALELTIERMRGALEVMKHMGGEEDMEVEKNMKEIQEQLNEKEEEYEGLEALNQALVIKERRSNDELQEARKEMIKGLRDSSSRAFIGVKRLGELDIKPILTAVKRKSSDEEAEVRATEICSLWDSHIRDPSWYPFKISNKGGKPEEIIDEEDEKLNSLKDCGEEAYDAVVKALKEVNEYNPSGRYPIQELWNFKQERKAPLKEGVEFILKHWKLNKRKKT, encoded by the exons ATGTCTCGAATTCCAGATGAAGAACTAGAATTTAAGTATTATAAACAACTAAAGGATGGTTCTTATAAGGTTAAGGCTTCTGATTCAACATATAGATGCCCATTTTGTCTTGAAAGAAGGAAAATATACTACAAACCGCGGGAGCTAAGATGTCATGCATATGATGTTAGTAGAGGCTCACATAGAAGGGATTTTAAACAGAAAGCTAAGCACTTGGCTCTAGAGCGGTATGTGAAAAGGTATCATGAGGATCGAGTAGAACCAACTCCCAAGTTAAATTCTCGTAGCAGTAAGCTGGAATATCGTATACACGATCGATCAGAGCCAAGTAGCAAGTTAGAATGTCGTACACATGACCGATCAGAGCCAAGTAGCAAGTTAGAATGTCGTACACATGACCGATCAGAGCCAAGTAGCAAATTAGAATGTCGTCAACATCACCGACCAAAACTCATTCCGAACTTGGAATGGCGTAAGCATGATGACGGTGAACTACTTGTTTGGCCTCCTACGGGAATTTTGGCAAACATTCAAACTGAGTTGAAAAATGGGAAATATGTTGGGGAAAGTGGTTCCAAGCTTAGAGATGAGTTAATTGGAAAAGGGTTTAACCCAGTGAAGGTTATTCCTTTGTGGAATTTTTCTGGTCACTCAGGATTTGCAATAGTTGAATTTAGCAACCAATGGACTGGTTTTGAGAATGCAATTGCATTTGAGAAGAGCTTTGAAGCTGATAATTGTGGGAAAATGGCTTTCAGGCTTGAAAAGAATCGAGGGGACAGAATGTTTGGATGGGTTGCTCGAGAAGATGACTACAAATCAtcaaccatttttggaggtcatCTTCGTAAGAATGGGGATTTGAAAAGTGTTTCTGGAAAGGAAGCTGAAGAGAAAAGGAAAGATACAAAGCTTTTAAATAAACTGGCGGAGACCCTAGAAAACAAGACTTTGACGCTCGAAGAGTGGAAAACCAAGTATAAAGAGGCCAGTGTAAGGTATAAGAAGATGGAGGAGCAAAAGGAAAATATGGTTGAAGGCTTCAACGaaa AGTTAAGAATAATGCAACAAGAGAACCATGAATACTATGAAGGGCTTTTATCGAGGCATAAAAGAGCTAGTCAAAAATTGAAAATACAGATGGAGGAGCTTGAGTCCCGGGAGAAGCAACTGCAACAACGAGAGTTCCAGGATGATAGTGAGAGAAGGAAAATCCTTGATGAAAAGAAAATG ATTAAGAAGGCTACTTTGGAGCAAAATAAGGCTGAAGAAAAGATGTTCTGTTTGGCAAAAGAACAACAG AAAGAAAAGGAGAAACTTCGGAAAAAAATCATTGCACTGGAAAAACAACTTGATTCGAAACAAGCTTTAGAGTTGACTATAGAGCGTATGAGAGGAGCTTTAGAAGTAATGAAACATATGGGTGGAGAGGAAGATATGGAGGTCGAAAAGAACATGAAAGAGATTCAAGAACAACTAAACGAAAAGGAAGAAGAATATGAAGGTCTAGAGGCCCTTAACCAAGCACTTGTTATCAAGGAACGTAGAAGTAATGATGAGTTACAGGAGGCTCGTAAGGAGATGATAAAG GGACTGAGAGATTCTTCAAGCCGTGCTTTCATTGGTGTTAAGAGATTAGGAGAGCTTGACATCAAACCAATCCTCACTGCAGTAAAAAGGAAATCTTCTGATGAAGAAGCGGAAGTGAGAGCAACAGAGATATGTTCACTCTGGGATTCCCATATCAGGGATCCTAGTTGGTATCCTTTTAAGATTTCGAACAAGGGAGGAAAACCTGAG GAAATAATTGACGAAGAGGATGAAAAATTGAACAGCTTAAAGGATTGTGGTGAGGAAGCTTACGATGCTGTGGTTAAGGCCTTGAAGGAAGTGAATGAGTATAATCCAAGTGGTAGGTACCCAATACAAGAACTTTGGAACTTTAAACAAGAGAGGAAGGCACCTTTAAAGGAGGGAGTAGAATTTATACTGAAGCATTGGAAATTGAACAAACGGAAAAAAACTTGA